A single window of Athene noctua chromosome 1, bAthNoc1.hap1.1, whole genome shotgun sequence DNA harbors:
- the PRSS35 gene encoding inactive serine protease 35: protein MEHMLLLFIFFIPMLGLTNGTETEQDFTWHLKKIPQIVSERTFSLDSPKFEAKTKLELNSVCGIECQRKLPVPNLSDLKDLLSYETVFENGTRTLTEVNVLGLGLDPAGNTTARKSLRKKRQIYGTDSRFSIYDKRFMTNFPFNTAVKISTGCSGILISPKHVLTAAHCLHNGKDYVKGSKRLRVGLMKAKSRGEGRKRKGAKRSRREVSTAQEDPEVATELRRQSKGGGRKQRRSGRKQGTSDGMPSFQWTRVKSTHIPKGWFKSVSGDIALDYDYAVLELKRPHKRKYMELGISPTIKMMPGSMIHFSGFDNDRSGQLVYRFCSISDESNDLFYQYCDAEPGSTGSGVYLRLKEPNKKKWKRKIIAVYSGHQWVDVNGEQQDYNVAVRITPLKYAQICFWIHGNDENCTQG from the coding sequence atggaacacATGTTACTGCTATTCATATTTTTCATACCTATGTTGGGTCTCACCAATGGAACAGAAACTGAGCAAGATTTTACTTGGCACTTAAAGAAAATTCCCCAGATTGTGAGCGAAAGAACTTTCTCCCTTGACAGCCCTAAATTTGAAGCAAAAACCAAATTAGAGCTGAACAGTGTATGTGGAATTGAATGTCAAAGAAAATTGCCGGTGCCAAACTTGTCTGACTTGAAGGACCTTTTATCCTATGAGACTGTTTTTGAAAACGGCACACGGACCCTGACTGAAGTGAATGTCCTTGGACTAGGGCTTGACCCAGCTGGAAACACAACCGCACGAAAGTCCTTGAGAAAGAAGAGGCAGATATATGGAACAGACAGTAGGTTCAGCATCTATGACAAGCGGTTTATGACCAACTTTCCGTTCAACACAGCTGTGAAGATCTCCACTGGCTGTAGTGGCATTCTCATCTCCCCCAAGCACGTGTTGACAGCTGCCCACTGTCTGCACAATGGCAAGGATTATGTTAAGGGCAGCAAAAGACTGAGGGTGGGCCTGATGAAGGCAAAATCCAGAGGTGAAGGCAGGAAACGCAAAGGTGCTAAAAGAAGTAGGAGAGAAGTTTCTACGGCCCAAGAGGATCCCGAAGTTGCCACAGAACTAAGGCGACAGTCCAAAGGTGGtgggagaaagcagaggagatCTGGGAGGAAGCAGGGGACCTCAGATGGCATGCCCTCCTTCCAGTGGACCAGGGTGAAGAGTACCCACATCCCGAAAGGCTGGTTTAAGAGTGTCTCTGGGGATATTGCCCTGGATTATGATTATGCTGTTCTTGAGCTCAAGCGtccacacaaaaggaaatacatgGAGCTGGGAATCAGCCCAACAATCAAAATGATGCCTGGGAGCATGATCCACTTCTCAGGTTTTGACAATGATAGGTCTGGGCAGCTGGTCTATAGATTTTGTAGCATTTCTGATGAGTCCAACGATCTCTTCTATCAGTACTGTGATGCTGAGCCTGGTTCCACTGGATCTGGTGTCTATCTCCGTCTTAAAGAGCCGAACAAAAAGAAGTGGAAACGCAAGATCATCGCTGTTTACTCAGGCCATCAGTGGGTGGATGTCAATGGTGAACAGCAGGATTACAATGTAGCAGTAAGAATTACTCCTCTCAAATATGCCCAGATTTGCTTCTGGATACATGGGAATGATGAGAATTGCACACAAGGCTGA